From Dermatophagoides farinae isolate YC_2012a chromosome 10, ASM2471394v1, whole genome shotgun sequence, a single genomic window includes:
- the LOC124500191 gene encoding LOW QUALITY PROTEIN: allergen Mag (The sequence of the model RefSeq protein was modified relative to this genomic sequence to represent the inferred CDS: deleted 1 base in 1 codon): MRLFALLFTACLLGLGQAQHCTVACPNSIPQLINPKAQSTYVYTLDAKTVLTPRDSQKVTIKADAEVAIVSACEAVLRLQNVAIDGVPNGAELASELASKSFAFGYFNGRILGVCPANDDQDWSLNIKKAIVSALQVQFDENKDKVEESDFSGRCPTEYRKIRNEDNMVVMEKRKDLNLCDDRRIDLRQTPDQALGQLKEMIRHYMHPMDSDLSCRMTLKDQVVSEVDCEERHVLVHRSHKPVHLSYVKMMLKESKDGVAADLGQTDSEPKRPYLSFDHKHKNPTETDVVEVLKKLCSEISEPQASIETSFTFQKLVDKLRYLSAEETASVDESVKTSVCPAHAYRIRELFLDASAFAASDGSIRTLVKAHENQELSITRSTALFTVVAMKAAPNKETVQVLLPVIASEKTIRPMLLGFSVLVRRYCEKSADCASNSGVKDARDAYLARLATAKDANERITIVRALENLNVNTEGVDNMINAMDEIIKSDAEPALRAAAVNALPNDASHMDRYKSLVMDESMPNEARIAAFQKMMKNGGMSHIKDLFTVKGECMKNYVLTYVDNLKKSKNDLRRQTVSGDVELPEQPKREIGITRNIAREYGPYTFEYDVIYPETHENVTRSINGRLIRAKNDQLKEIVEIQITQNGFERELTNAMALMEKKSFQSIMQFVRDTLKMLAQIRKNADDNHHMKITVQINGKNVYYTDVFQDLKKMKELIIKRAEKIINEKKVDRSIGGVLLDSKLVLPTITGLPLMYKFGDNFLIRYDGEFSGEKGDRHIKLNGGVVAGVYGQMKLLVKDQKMGYEYDGKLAYTPMLDMDIQKKEHSLLLRFNTKDVERRTIMRFKQSLREKRATGEEKDYENEITPESRSDQCFSFFLLDYCRKASHIKGLIFPNVEYYVVKPEKEVTALELLLKGETEDKTRRYVAELTAVGSPSNKQAKAQIEVIKGEEYKITLKSPEHEFNTEFTIHADKNNLKMHMDFPNMFQADLTGTFQHDKENNVRKNQLNLQYKFAGDEKPHTVDYENEFSFNLKRSSKDKNSGVDYRAKYMSSHFPILNHKVNIQFKYRPFKVNELNLEGEFGRELQHKFQLMRNSQIEVEEVRPFKMHGNSDIKLMANDLDIDYDLKSEFKYESNKGTPIELQYKISGKDRSKRAADLGAEDVEGVIDYKNNGSPIDSKMHAHLKMKGNNYGYDSELKQTQPQQYEGKITLSKNDKKIFINHKSEMTKPTNTFHLKTDADVSYSDSDMKKHYQMEFKKENDIYTMRSTVERNGQMFYENHLTIHKGGKLNLNYRRNDRKILLDLDNALSPREGTMKLNIKDREYNFVMKREPLRFRDITVEGNENAYIKNGKLHLSLMDPSTLSLVTKADGKIDMTVDLISPVTKRASLKIDSKKYNLFHEGELSASIVNPRLSWHQYTKRDSREYKSDVELSLRSSDIALKITMPDYNSKIHYSRQGDQINMDIDGTLIEGHAQGTIREGKIHIKGRQTDFEIESNYRYEDGKLIIEPVKSENGKLEGVLSRKVPSHLTLETPRVKMNMKYDRYAPVKVFKLDYDGIHFEKHTDIEYEPGVRYKIIGNGKLKDDGRHYSIDVQGIPRKAFNLDADLMDFKLKVSKPEDSNKAQFSYTFNEYTETEEYEFDPHRAYYVNWLSSIRKYIQNFIVEDN; encoded by the exons ATGAGATTGTTCGCTCTTTTGTTTACTGCCTGTTTGCTGGGCCTAG GCCAAGCACAGCATTGTACAGTAGCCTGCCCAAATTCGATTCCTCAGCTAATAAATCCCAAGGCCCAATCGACTTACGTTTATACATTGGATGCAAAAACTGTCCTCACACCACGTGATAGCCAAAAGGTTACAATCAAAGCCGATGCCGAAGTTGCCATTGTAAGCGCTTGCGAAGCTGTCTTAAGGTTACAAAATGTTGCCATTGACGGAGTTCCAAATGGCGCTGAATTGGCCAGTGAATTGGCTTCCAAGTCATTCGCTTTTGGCTACTTCAACGGTCGAATCCTTGGCGTTTGTCCagctaatgatgatcaagattgGTCATTGAACATCAAGAAAGCTATTGTTTCAGCTCTTCAAGTTCAATTCGATGAAAACAAAGATAAAGTTGAAGAATCAGACTTTTCTGGCCGTTGCCCGACTGAATACAGAAAAATACGAAACGAAGACAACATGGTTGTCATGGAAAAGAGAAAGGATCTTAATCTTTGTGATGATCGACGAATTGATTTGCGACAAACACCTGACCAGGCATTGGGAcaattgaaagaaatgatTCGCCACTATATGCACCCGATGGACAGTGATCTTTCGTGTCGAATGACACTCAAAGATCAGGTTGTATCGGAAGTGGATTGTGAAGAACGTCATGTGCTAGTACATCGATCGCACAAACCAGTACACTTGTCCTATGTCAAAATGATGTTGAAGGAAAGCAAAGACGGTGTCGCCGCTGATCTAGGTCAAACCGATTCGGAGCCCAAACGACCATACCTTAGCTTTGATcataaacacaaaaatcCTACCGAAACCGACGTCGTCGAAGTATTGAAAAAGTTATGCTCGGAAATATCCGAACCACAAGCTAGTATTGAAACATCGTTCACGTTCCAAAAATTGGTCGATAAACTTCGTTATTTATCCGCTGAGGAGACTGCCAGTGTGGACGAAAGTGTCAAGACATCCGTCTGTCCAGCACATGCATACCGTATCCGTGAATTGTTCCTAGACGCTTCGGCGTTTGCCGCAAGTGATGGTAGCATCCGAACATTGGTCAAAGCACACGAAAACCAAGAGCTTTCGATCACACGTTCGACCGCTTTGTTTACTGTGGTCGCAATGAAAGCAGCACCAAATAAAGAAACCGTCCAGGTATTGTTGCCGGTTATCGCTTCGGAAAAAACGATCCGTCCAATGTTGTTGGGTTTCTCCGTTTTGGTTCGCCGATATTGTGAAAAAAGTGCCGATTGTGCCAGCAATTCTGGCGTCAAAGATGCTCGCGATGCTTACCTGGCTCGATTGGCCACCGCCAAAGATGCCAACGAACGAATTACCATTGTACGTGCATTGGAAAACTTGAATGTCAACACTGAAGGTGTGGACAACATGATCAACGCTATGGacgaaatcatcaaatcagatGCCGAACCAGCTCTTCGTGCCGCTGCAGTGAACGCATTGCCCAACGATGCCAGTCACATGGATCGATACAAAAGTCTTGTGATGGATGAATCGATGCCAAACGAAGCTCGAATTGCTGCATTccagaaaatgatgaaaaacggTGGCATGAGCCATATCAAAGATTTGTTCACCGTAAAAGGTGAATGTATGAAGAACTATGTTCTCACTTATGTAGACAATCttaaaaaatccaaaaatgatttaCGACGACAAACCGTTTCTGGAGATGTTGAATTGCCTGAACAACCTAAACGTGAAATAGGCATCACCCGAAACATTGCCCGCGAATATGGTCCATACACATTCGAATATGATGTCATTTATCCGGAAACACATGAAAATGTTACCCGAAGCATCAATGGACGACTTATTCGTGCCAAGAATG atcaattgaaagaaattgttgaaattcagATCACTCAGAATGGTTTCGAACGCGAATTGACCAATGCAATGGCTTTGATGGAAAAGAAATCGTTCCAATCAATCATGCAATTTGTCCGTGATACACTCAAAATGTTGGCCCAAATCCGTAAAAATGCCGACGATAATCATCACATGAAAATTACTGTCCAGATCAATGGCAAAAATGTCTACTACACGGATGTGTTCCaggatttgaaaaaaatgaaagaattgatCATTAAACGGgctgaaaaaattatcaatgaaaagaaaGTTGATCGCTCCATTGGTGGTGTGTTGCTCGACTCGAAATTAGTCTTGCCAACCATCACTGGTCTTCCGTTGATGTACAAATTTGGTGATAATTTTCTCATTCGATATGATGGAGAATTCAGTGGCGAAAAAGGTGACCGCCATATCAAACTTAATGGAGGCGTT GTAGCCGGTGTCTATggtcaaatgaaattattggtCAAAGATCAAAAAATGGGCTATGAATATGATGGCAAATTGGCTTACACACCAATGCTCGATATGGACATACAGAAAAAGGAACATTCCCTTTTGCTTCGATTCAACACAAAAGATGTGGAACGACGCACAATCATGCGATTTAAACAATCATTGCGAGAGAAACGAGCCACCGGTGAAGAGAAagattatgaaaatgaaattacaCCAGAATCTCGAAGtgatcaatgtttttcattcttcc TGTTGGATTATTGCCGCAAAGCTTCACATATCAAAGGATTGATTTTCCCGAATGTTGAATACTATGTGGTTAAACCGGAAAAAGAAGTGACCGCATTGGAATTATTGTTGAAAGGTGAAACTGAAGACAAAACTCGTCGTTATGTTGCCGAATTGACTGCTGTCGGATCGCCAAGCAACAAACAAGCTAAAGCACAGATCGAAGTGATCAAAGGCGAAGAATACAAAATCACATTGAAATCACCTGAACATGAATTTAACACCGAATTCACCATCCATGcagacaaaaacaatttgaaaatgcaCATGGATTTCCCTAACATGTTCCAAGCTGATCTGACTGGAACTTTCCAACATGACAAGGAAAACAATGTGCGTAAAAACCAATTGAATCTCCAATACAAATTCGCTGGTGATGAGAAACCACACACAGTGGATTATGAAAacgaattttcattcaatttgaaacgATCATCAAAAGACAAAAACAGTGGGGTCGATTACCGAGCAAAATACATGTCTAGCCATTTTCCAATCTTGAACCACAAAGtcaacattcaattcaaatatcGACCATTCAAAGTTAAcgaattgaatttggaaGGAGAATTTGGCCGAGAACTTCAACACAAATTCCAATTGATGCGAAACAGCCAGATAGAAGTAGAAGAAGTGCGACCATTTAAGATGCATGGTAATAGTGACATAAAATTGATGGCAAACGATCTGgatattgattatgatcTCAAATCTGAATTCAAATATGAAAGCAACAAAGGAACTCCCATTGAGTTGCAATACAAAATTTCCGGTAAAGATCGCTCAAAAAGAGCTGCCGATTTGGGAGCCGAAGATGTTGAAGGCGTTATCGATTACAAAAACAATGGCTCGCCCATTGATTCTAAGATGCACGCTCATCTCAAAATGAAAGGCAACAACTATGGCTATGATAgtgaattgaaacaaacacagCCACAACAATATGAAGGCAAAATCACATTGTCCAAGAATGACAAgaaaatcttcatcaacCACAAATCAGA GATGACCAAACCTACCAACACTTTCCATCTCAAAACAGATGCTGATGTGTCGTATTCGGATTCGgatatgaaaaaacattatcagatggaattcaaaaaagaaaacgataTCTACACTATGCGATCGACTGTCGAACGAAACGGCCAAATGTTTTACGAAAACCATTTGACCATTCACAAGGGTGGCAAATTGAACTTGAACTATCGCCGAAATGACCGTAAAATTCTTCTTGATTTGGACAATGCTTTAAGCCCACGGGAAGgaacaatgaaattgaacatCAAAGATCGTGAATACAACTTTGTCATGAAACGAGAACCATTGCGATTCAGAGACATCACTGTCGAAGGAAACGAAAATGCCTATATCAAAAAT GGCAAACTTCATTTGTCGCTTATGGATCCGTCAACATTGAGTTTAGTCACGAAAGCCGATGGAAAAATCGACATGACAGTAGACTTGATATCGCCAGTCACAAAACGTGCATcgttgaaaattgattcaaagaAATACAACCTTTTCCATGAAGGTGAATTGAGTGCATCGATCGTAAACCCACGATTGTCATGGCATCAATACACGAAACGCGATTCTCGTGAATACAAGAGTGATGTAGAACTATCGTTGCGATCGTCGGACATTGCTCTCAAGATTACGATGCCTGATTATAATtcgaaaattcattattcacgACAAGGTGATCAAATCAACATGGACATCGATGGTACATTGATCGAAGGTCATGCACAAGGAACCATCAGAGAAGGTAAAATCCACATTAAAGGTAGACAAACTGATTTCGAGATCGAATCCAACTACCGATACGAAGATGGCAAACTAATCATCGAACCGGTCAAGAGTGAAAATGGCAAATTGGAAGGCGTTCTTTCCCGTAAGGTGCCATCACATCTGACACTAGAAACACCACGAGTCAagatgaatatgaaatatGATCGATATGCACCAGTCAAAGTGTTCAAATTGGATTATGATGGCATCCACTTCGAGAAACATACCGATATTGAATACGAACCTGGCGTTCGATACAAGATCATCGGCAATGGAAAACTCAAGGATGATGGCCGCCACTATTCTATCGATGTGCAAGGTATTCCACGCAAAGCATTCAATCTGGACGCTGACTTGATGGATTTCAAACTGAAAGTGAGCAAGCCAGAAGATAGCAATAAAGCTCAATTCAGCTACACATTCAACGAATATACCGAGACCGAAGAATATGAATTCGATCCACATCGT